One genomic region from Diabrotica undecimpunctata isolate CICGRU chromosome 9, icDiaUnde3, whole genome shotgun sequence encodes:
- the LOC140450488 gene encoding uncharacterized protein → MLIGADLFWDLLTEGKIYLGNGLPILQNTKLGWVVSGKSPVSTSLSRCNFANTIYSEDAQLKRFWELEEVPVNSVLPKDESECENHFHRNTTRNEEGRFVVKLSLKLSPDVLGDSFNTACTRFVNLEKRFNQNNNFQIQYSQFIKEYISLNHMTKIDMSQDNPNKTYYYLPHHGVLKEESITTKLRVVFDGSCASSTG, encoded by the coding sequence ATGCTTATAGGTGCAGATCTTTTTTGGGACCTTCTAACAGAAGGAAAAATATATCTTGGTAACGGGTTACCTATTTTACAAAATACTAAACTAGGCTGGGTTGTTTCAGGAAAAAGTCCTGTATCAACTTCATTATCCAGATGCAATTTTGCAAACACAATTTATTCAGAAGATGCTCAATTAAAAAGATTTTGGGAACTAGAAGAAGTACCTGTAAATTCAGTTTTGCCAAAAGACGAATCAGAATGTGAAAATCATTTTCACAGAAATACTACTAGAAATGAAGAGGGTCGTTTTGTAGTAAAGTTATCATTAAAACTATCTCCTGATGTATTAGGGGATTCATTCAATACAGCCTGTACCAGATTTGTAAATCTAGAAAAAAGATTTAATCAAAACAACAATTTTCAAATTCAATATTCACAATTTATTAAAGAATATATTTCCTTAAATCATATGACTAAGATAGATATGTCACAAGATAATCCTAATAAAACATACTATTATTTACCACATCATGGTGTTCTCAAAGAAGAAAGTATTACAACAAAACTACGTGTAGTTTTTGATGGTAGCTGTGCTTCTTCTACAGGCTAA
- the LOC140450489 gene encoding uncharacterized protein — MYRQILIHNDHKSLQRIVWRDNPEQDLSVYELNTVTYGTTSAPYLAIKCLQTLAQEHINSFPLASQTILKDFYVDDLLTGSNSISELIQTCQEVSFILNSAGFPLRKWTSNNPNVLQTISSNDDSLAILKLGQNDASKTLGIYWYSQLDILKYSINKNIYPLTSSLTKRQVLSDITQIYDPLGLISPCIILGKIMIQKLWSLNMAWDEPIPDDLSLQWQQFRTELSELNQLSIPRYVIKNEYKLIEIHGFCDASRDAYAACIFARSSNSQGEFHVQLLCSKTKVAPLKLLTIPRLELCAALLLAQLSIQVKTSLFNLSNDIQFYYWSDSQVVLCWLKTDPNSLEIFVDMTTECFIACLRRFVSRRGIPNHIYSDNGKTFQGACNELNELYKFIQNNHITLIDYATSNNISWHFSPPYSPNFGGLWEAAVKSMKHHLKRTLLNSILTYEEFLTLIIQIEGILNSRPLYAISDDPNDYEPLTPSHFLLGHPITSLPSLDLLEVAENRITRLQAVQRLQQQFWNRFSKEYISQLHQLYKWKSPQSKLSVGSLVLIRNDHLPPQKWQLGRVLQLIPGPDGIHRVSLVSTTKGVLKRSVRHLHPLPLQDEASSSEN, encoded by the exons ATGTATAGACAAATTTTAATTCACAATGACCATAAGTCATTACAAAGAATTGTTTGGAGAGATAATCCAGAACAAGACCTTTCAGTTTATGAGCTAAATACAGTGACTTATGGAACAACTTCAGCTCCATATTTAGCaataaaatgtttacaaacattagCTCAAGAACATATAAATTCATTTCCATTAGCATCACAAACAATTCTAAAAGACTTTTATGTAGATGATCTACTCACTGGTTCTAATAGTATTTCTGAATTAATTCAAACATGTCAAGAAGTCTCATTCATTCTAAACTCTGCTGGATTTCCTCTAAGAAAGTGGACTTCTAACAATCCAAATGTTCTTCAAACCATTTCCAGTAATGATGATTCATTAGCCATATTAAAATTAGGACAAAATGATGCTTCAAAAACATTAGGTATTTACTGGTACAGTCaattagatattttaaaatattcaattaataaaaatatttatccaTTAACAAGTTCACTTACAAAAAGACAAGTACTCTCAGATATAACACAAATTTATGATCCATTAGGTTTAATCAGCCCTTGTATAATTCTAGGAAAAATAATGATACAAAAATTATGGTCATTAAACATGGCATGGGATGAACCCATTCCAGATGATCTATCTTTACAATGGCAACAGTTTAGAACTGAATTGTCAGAATTAAATCAATTATCCATTCCTAGATATGTTATAAAAAATGAGTATAAATTGATAGAGATCCATGGTTTTTGTGATGCATCTCGTGATGCATATGCTGCATGTATTTTTGCACGCAGCTCAAATTCGCAAGGAGAATTTCATGTACAATTATTATGCTCAAAAACCAAGGTAGCACCACTTAAGTTATTAACAATTCCAAGATTGGAATTATGTGCAGCCTTATTACTTGCACAATTATCTATTCAAGTAAAAACATCACTATTCAATCTTAGTAATGatatacaattttattattggtctgattcaCAAGTAGTGCTCTGTTGGTTAAAAACAGATCCAAACTCTCTAGAAATTTTTGTGG ATATGACAACAGAATGCTTTATAGCATGTCTGCGAAGATTTGTTTCACGTCGGGGAATACCCAACCACATTTATTCTGATAATGGTAAAACCTTTCAAGGTGCATGTAATGAACTCAATGAATTGTACAAGTTTATTCAAAATAATCATATTACATTAATAGATTATGCAACTAGCAATAATATAAGTTGGCATTTTTCTCCTCCTTATAGTCCTAACTTTGGTGGCTTATGGGAAGCCGCAGTTAAATCAATGAAACATCATCTTAAAAGAACTCTATTAAATTCTATTTTAACCTATGAAGAGTTTTTAACACTCATAATTCAAATTGAAGGCATTCTAAATTCAAGACCGCTCTATGCAATTTCAGATGACCCAAATGATTACGAGCCTCTGACTCCTTCCCACTTCCTTTTGGGCCATCCTATTACTTCTCTTCCTTCCTTAGACTTACTGGAAGTAGCAGAAAATAGAATCACAAGACTCCAAGCTGTTCAACGTTTGCAACAACAGTTTTGGAATCGATTTTCAAAAGAATACATCAGCCAGCTCCACCAACTATATAAATGGAAGTCTCCACAGTCAAAACTTTCAGTTGGAAGTCTGGTATTAATccgtaatgaccacttaccaccACAAAAATGGCAACTAGGACGAGTTTTGCAGCTGATTCCTGGTCCAGATGGTATTCATCGAGTATCCCTTGTGTCCACTACAAAAGGTGTCCTAAAACGATCTGTGAGACATCTACATCCATTACCTCTACAAGATGAAGCTTCTTCAAGTGAAAATTAG
- the LOC140450491 gene encoding zinc finger MYM-type protein 1-like: protein MLNLSPEERFKTEVFYTIIDVLVANLKTRFTALKEIEMKFSFLWKYNEMDENTISESCVRFAEEYNSDVSRDLVDEMIYLKTVSKSNISDTSLKPAKLLNKLVSLNVTNLFPNVCIALRILCCLPVSVAQAERSFSVLSRIKNCLRSTMGQQRLSDLGLLSIESKLAKTLDFDHVIQNFADMKARKVML from the coding sequence ATGTTAAATTTATCCCCGGAAGAACGCTTCAAAACAGAAGTTTTTTACACAATAATTGATGTTTTGGTGGCCAACCTGAAAACGAGGTTCACAGCACTGAAAGAAATCgaaatgaaattttcatttttatggaAGTATAACGAAATGGATGAGAATACGATCTCAGAAAGTTGTGTAAGATTCGCCGAAGAGTACAATTCAGATGTAAGCAGGGATCTAGTTGATGAAATGATTTACTTGAAAACTGTTAGTAAATCAAACATCTCAGATACGTCGCTGAAACCAGCAAAACTTTTGAACAAGCTCGTGTCCCTTAATGTGACAAATCTTTTCCCCAATGTGTGCATTGCTCTTCGCATATTATGTTGCCTACCAGTATCCGTTGCTCAGGCCGAGAGATCATTTAGTGTTTTGAGCCGAATTAAGAATTGTTTAAGATCTACTATGGGTCAACAACGATTATCTGATTTGGGACTGTTAAGCATAGAGTCGAAACTTGCAAAAACTCTTGATTTCGACCACGTGATCCAAAACTTTGCGGATATGAAAGCAAGAAAAGTTATGTTGTAA